The Streptomyces sp. CC0208 genome window below encodes:
- a CDS encoding HoxN/HupN/NixA family nickel/cobalt transporter: MTAAPDSAPPLLPATVPARGSVWHRVRGSMTRQEWVRAGGMAAVVVALHVIGWFVLVAIVAPHHYGVGEKSFGIGIGVTAYTLGMRHAFDADHIAAIDNTTRKLMGEGQRPLSVGFWFSLGHSSVVFVLALLLSLGVKALAGPVRDDDSRLHDVTALIGTTVSSAFLYLIAAVNLVVLVGIWKVFRRMRSGCYDEAALEEQLNNRGFMNRLLGRVMKSITKPWQMYPLGLLFGLGFDTATEIALLVLAGSGAASGLPWYAILTLPVLFAAGMSLLDTIDGSFMNFAYGWAFSKPVRKVYYNLTITGLSVAVALLIGTAELLGLLADRLGLHGPFWDWISGLDLNLLGFVIVALFFATWIVALVVWKVGRIEEKWTAGTASQAAAEQTSTP, translated from the coding sequence ATGACGGCCGCCCCTGACTCCGCTCCGCCCCTCCTCCCCGCCACCGTCCCCGCGAGGGGCTCGGTATGGCACCGCGTCCGTGGCTCCATGACGCGGCAGGAGTGGGTCAGGGCGGGCGGCATGGCCGCGGTCGTGGTGGCGCTGCACGTGATCGGCTGGTTCGTCCTCGTCGCCATCGTCGCCCCGCACCACTACGGCGTCGGCGAGAAGTCCTTCGGTATCGGCATCGGCGTGACCGCCTACACCCTCGGGATGCGGCACGCCTTCGACGCCGACCACATCGCGGCCATCGACAACACCACGCGCAAGCTGATGGGGGAGGGGCAGCGGCCGCTGTCGGTGGGCTTCTGGTTCTCGCTCGGCCACTCCAGCGTGGTCTTCGTCCTCGCGCTGCTGCTCTCGCTCGGCGTGAAGGCCCTCGCGGGACCGGTGCGCGACGACGACTCCCGTCTGCATGACGTGACCGCGTTGATCGGTACGACCGTCTCGAGCGCGTTCCTCTATCTGATCGCCGCGGTCAACCTGGTCGTCCTGGTGGGCATCTGGAAGGTGTTCCGGCGGATGCGCTCCGGCTGCTACGACGAGGCCGCGCTGGAGGAGCAGCTGAACAACCGCGGGTTCATGAACCGCCTGCTCGGCCGTGTCATGAAGTCGATCACCAAGCCCTGGCAGATGTACCCGCTGGGTCTGTTGTTCGGCCTCGGCTTCGACACGGCGACGGAGATCGCGCTGCTGGTCCTGGCCGGGTCGGGCGCGGCCTCCGGGCTGCCCTGGTACGCGATCCTCACCCTGCCCGTTCTCTTCGCCGCCGGCATGTCCCTGCTCGACACGATCGACGGCTCCTTCATGAACTTCGCCTACGGCTGGGCGTTCTCGAAGCCGGTCCGCAAGGTCTACTACAACCTCACGATCACCGGCCTGTCGGTCGCGGTGGCCCTCCTCATCGGCACGGCCGAACTCCTGGGCCTGCTCGCCGACAGGCTCGGCCTCCACGGCCCCTTCTGGGACTGGATCAGCGGCCTCGACCTCAACCTCCTCGGCTTCGTCATCGTGGCCCTGTTCTTCGCCACATGGATCGTCGCGCTGGTGGTGTGGAAGGTCGGCCGGATCGAGGAGAAGTGGACGGCGGGGACGGCGAGCCAGGCCGCCGCGGAACAGACCAGCACACCGTGA